TATCCGAAATGGCAGCCGTGGCAGGGCTGCTGGAACTCAGCCGCACCGTGACCGCCGAAGGTTTTCCGGTCAAACTGCATATCGCGCATCTGACGGTGCCGCAGGGCTTTCACCTGCTGGAACAGTACCGAGCGCTCGGCGTGGACGTAAGCGCCGAAACCTGCATCCATTACCTGACGCTGAACGAAGATGATCTGAGTGAGCAGGGTGCGCCGCTTAAATGCAATCCGCCGCTGCGCCCCGCTGCCATGCAGGAAGCGCTGTGGGCCGAGGTTCTCGCCGGACGGGTGGCCTTCATTACCACCGACCACGCGCCCTGGCCGCCGGAACTGAAAGACAAGCCGAATATCTTCGACAACCGCAGCGGCATGCCGGGGCTGGAAACCATGCTGCCGCTGCTGTACAGCGAGGGCGTGGTGCGGCGCGATCTGAAGCTGACCGAATTCGCCCGCCTGACCGCCAGCGGCCCCGCCGACCGCTTCGGTCTGGCACACCGCAAGGGCAGGGTGCAGATCGGCCTGGACGCTGATCTGACGATTCTCGACCCGCAGGCCAGCTACACCGTCCGTGCTGCCGAATCGTATTCGATTGCCCACCACAGCCCCTACGAGGGCCGCACCCTGAGCGGCAAGATTACGCATACCCTGCTGCGCGGCGCAGAAGTCTTCGACGGAGAACAGGTGAAGGCGCGGCCCGGATTCGCCCAGTTCCTGACACCGGAGTTCGCGTGATTCCACAGATCGGCGCGGCGCGGCTGCTGACCCGTCTGAATGAACTCGCCTCCCTGACCGACCCGGCACGGCCCTATACCCGCCGGGCCTTTACCCCGCTGTACGAGCGGGGACGTGTCTGGCTGCGGGCCGAGATGGAGCGGGCGGGCCTGAGCGTGACGCTGGACGCGGGCGGCAATCTGAGCGGGCGACGAGAAGGCAGCACGCCCGGCGCTGCCACACTGATGATCGGCTCGCACACCGATACCGTGGTGGGAGGCGGCAGATTCGACGGCATTCTGGGCGTGCTGGCGGCGCTGGAAGTGGCCCACTGCCTGCACGACGCGGGCCATGAACTGAGTCACGCGCTGGAAGTGGTGGACTTTCTGAGCGAGGAACCCAGTGACTACGGCGCGTCGTGCGTGGGCAGCAGGGCGCTGGCGGGCACGCTGACGCCGGAACTGCTGGCCCAGACGAACGCACACGGCGAGACGCTGGAAACGGCGATGCGCCGGGCCGGAGCCAGACCCGAAGTGCTGCGGGGGCCGCTGCGTGAAGCGGGCAGCATCGCGGCGTACCTGGAGCTGCATATCGAGCAGGGGCCGGTACTGGAAACGGCGGGCGTGCCGATTGGCGTCGTCAGCGGCATCGTGGGGATCGAGCGCTGGGAGCTGACGTTCAGCGGGCGGCCCGACCACGCCGGAACCACGCCGATGGCCCTGCGCCAGGACGCGCTGGTTGGGGCGGCGGGCTGCGTGTCGCTGCTGCGCCAACTGGCGCTGGAGGCCGACCAGCAAGCGCCGCTGGTCGCCACGGTGGGGCAACTGCGGGTGTCGCCGGGAAACAGCAACGTGATTCCCGGCGAGGTGGTGCTGATTTTTGAAGCGCGGGCGCTGAACGCACAGCGGCTGTCAGACTTTGTGGCCGGATTTCTGGAACAGGCCGAGACGCTGGCAAACGGGGCCGATGTACGCCTGAGCGCAAAGCTGGTCAGCCGCGCCGCGCCGCTGGTGTGCGACGCGCAGATTCAGACTGCGGTGAAGGCCGCCTGCGCCGATCTGGAATTACCCTGCCTGACGCTGCCGAGCGGCGCGGGTCACGACGCCATGCAGGTGGGGCGACTCGCGCCCGCTGGCATGCTGTTCGTTCCGAGCGTGGGGGGCCGCAGTCACACGCCCGACGAACTGACCCACGAGGCCGACGTGCTGGCGGGGGCCAGGGTGCTGCTGGGAGCGGTGTTGAAGCTGGATGAAGCTGTAGCGCGTAGCTTGTAGGCGGGTGCTTCCGGTATCCCACGTGCCACAGGCCACAAGCTACACGCCATCTTGTCCAGAGGAGCCACCATGACCACCGACCCCACGACCCCTGAATCAGTGACCACCCAGCGTATGCCCACCGACCGCCCCGGCATCGACCGGCCCATTCTGCCCGGCGAGCGGCTGAAAGCCCAGCGGGGCCTGGAACTGCGGGCGAAAAGCTGGCGCACCGAAGGGCTGCTGCGAATGCTCGAAAACGTGCTGGAAGTGGGCGAAAAGCCCGAAGAACTGGTGGTGTACGCCGCGCTGGGCAAGGCCGCCCGCGACTGGGACAGTTACTTCAAGATTCGGCGGGCGCTGACCGGCATGGATACCGATTCGACGCTGATGATTCAGTCGGGCAAGCCTATCGGCGTGTTTCCGACGCATTCGGGTGCGCCCCGCGTGCTGATCGCCAACAGCAATCTGGTGGGGCGCTGGGCCACCACCGAGCATTTCTACGAGCTGTACGACAAAAACAAGATCGCCTGGGGGGGGCTGACCGCCGGATGCTGGCAGTACATCGGCTTTCAGGGCGTGCTTCAGGGCACCTTCGAAACGTTTGCTGCCGCCAGCAAGGTGCACTTCGATCAGGACGACCTGAAGGGCCGCTTCGTGTTTACGGCGGGGCTGGGCGGCATGGGCAGCGCACAGCCGCTCGCCATCTGGATGCTCGGCGGCGTGGCGCTGGTACCGGAAGTGAACGGTGAACGCGCTCTGGAACGGCAGGCACACGGGCTGGTGCAGCATGTGACACACGATCTGGACGAGGCGATTGCGCTGTGTACAGACGCCAGAGCGAAGGGCGAGGCCAGAAGCGTGACCTGGGTGGGCAACGCGGTGGAGGCGCTGGAAACGCTGCTGGAACGCGGCATCATTCCCGATATCGTGACCGATATGACGAGTGCCCACGACGCGCTGCACGGCTATCAGCCCCTCGGTCTGACCACCGCCCAGGCCGCCCAGATGCGCTCGGACGACCCCGACAAGCTGATCGGGCTGGCCCGCGAGACGATGGTTCGCCACGTCAAGGCGCTGCTGAACATGGAGGACGCCGGGGCGGTCGCCTTCGACTACGGCAACAACCTGCGCTCTCAGGCCCGCGACCACGGCTTCCCCGGCGGTTTCCGCCTGAAGGTCTTCACCGAAGCCTATCTGCGCCCGCTGTTCTCGCGGGGCATCGGGCCGTTTCGCTGGGTGGCGCTCAGCGGCGACTCTGCCGACATCGCGTATCTGGACGCACTCACGCAGGAACTCTTTCCCGACGATGCCCCGGTGCAGCGCTGGGTCCGCGCCGCCCGCCTGCACGTGCCGGAACAGGGTCTGCCCGCCCGTACCGCCTGGCTGGGCCACACCCAGCGCACCCGCATGGCCCTCGCGGCCAACGCGGCGGTGGCACGCGGCGACATCGGCCCCATCGCCTTCACCCGCGATCACCTCGACGCGGGCAGTATGGCGCACCCCAACATCATGACCGAGAACCTGAAGGACGGCACCGACGCCGTCTCTGACTGGCCGCTGCTGAACGCGTTACTGAATACCGCGAGCGGAGCCGATCTGGTCGCCATCCATTCGGGCGGAGGCGGTTACGCGGGCTATATGACGAGTGCGGGCGTGACCTGCATCGCCGATGGCAGCGAGGAAACCGCCGGACGCCTGGAACGGGTGATGAACGCCGATACCGGCTGGGGCGTTCTGAGATACGCCGACGCAGGTTATGGGGAGGCCGAGGAAACGAAAAAAAGAGAGGGGCTGGGGCTTGGATTTTAGGAATCCGGAATAGCCTTCAGCACCTCAGGCGGGAATACCTGCCCGGTTCTTGCGTAAACCCCATCCCCTCACCTCTTCCCAAAGGAGACACCATGAAACGATTGACGATTGAAGACGCGGAAAACGCCTGCCTGGGCGGGGGCGTGTTTGCCTGCGGCGGTGGCGGCTGGTACGAACACGGCCTTCAGAACGGGCGACTGGCCGTCACGCTGGGGCGACCCGTGATGGTGGGCATCGACGACGTGCCGCAGGACGGCCTGATCATCACCATCAGCGCGACGGGTGCGCCCGCCAGCGACGATTTCGAGATGTGGCCCCGCGACTACATCCGGGCCTTCGAACTGGTGCGCGACGCCGCCCAGGAGCAGACCGGGCTGCGGGTGGTGGGCCTGATGAACGCCCAGAACGGCTACAGCAGCAGCGTGAACTGCTGGATGCCCGCCGCGTCGAGCGGGCTGCCGGTGATCGACGCTGCCGGAGACGTGCGGGCGCATCCGACCATCAAGCTGGGCGCGATGGGCTACGCGGGCCTGCCGGAGTTCCAGACGATGCAGGCGGCGGTAGGCGGCAAACGCGATCAACACATGGATCTGGAGCTGCTGGTGAAGGGCAACCTGTTCCGCACCTCCAACATCATGCGGGCGGCCAGCGTGCAGGCGGGCGGCTTTATCGCCAGTGCGCGGCTGCCGCTGCCGGTGAGCGTGGTGAAGCAGCGGGCGGCGCACGGCTCGATCAGCGCGGCCATCCGGTTGGGCGAGGCGATGCGGGCGGCGCAGCCACAGGGCGGCGACGCGGTGCTCGCGGCCATCGTGCAGGCGACGGGCGGCACGTGGCTGGGGCGCGGCAGGGTCAGGAGCATGACGCTCCGCACCGAGGGCGGCTTCGATCACGGCGCGTACAGCATCGACACCCCGGAGGGCGAAATCGACCTGCGCCTGATGAACGAATTCATGACCGCCGAGCGCGGCGGAGAGCGGCTGGCGACCTTTCCCGACACCATCAGCGTGTGCGACGCCGCAAGCGGACTGCCGCTGAAATCCGCCAACATCACCGAGGGGCGTGAGGTGGCCGTGCTGCACGTGCACCGCAACCTGCTGCCGCTGGGAGCGGGCGTGCTGGATTACGCCGCGTACCCGGAACTGGAGCAGATCATGGGCCTCGACTTCCTGAGTTACCTTCCCGAAATCACGCGCCCCGCGCCCCAGGAGTAAGCCTTGACCCAACTTCTTTCCGCAACCGCACCGAGCGGTGTGACCTGGAATCAGGCGATTACCATTCAGGATGTGTGCCGGGTGGCGGGCGGCGCACGGCTGCGGCTGGCTCCCGAGGCGCTGGCGCGGCTGGCCGATGCGCGGCAGGTTGTCGAAGAGGTGCTGGCGTCGGGCACCGTGGCCTACGGCCTGAATACCGGGCTGGGCAGCCTCAAGAAATACGCGCTCCCAGAGGAACAACTGCTGGAATTCAATGCCCAGGTCATCACCAGTCACGCGGTTTCACTCAGCGCCCACGAACTCAGCGAGCGCGGCGTGCGGGCGATCATGGCGGCGCGGGTGGCGGGGCTGGTGCAGGGCGGCAGCGGCGTACGCCCCCTGCTGGCCGAACTGCTGGTGAGCATGCTGAATGCAGGCGTGCATCCGGTGGTGCGGCCCAACCATACCAGTCTGGGCGAATCCGATCTCGCACCGATTGCCCAGATCGCGCTGGTGATGATCGGGCAGGGTGAGGCCAATTACCGGGGCCAGCGCCTGAGCGGTGCCGAAGCGCTGCGGCAGGCGGGCCTGAGTCCGGTGGTGTTGCAGGCCAAGGAAGGGCTGGGGCTGGTCAGCGCCCAGGCGTACAGCGTCGGCATGGCGTCGCTGCACATGAGCTGCGCTCAGGAACTGCTCGACGCCTTTGATGTGGCGGCGGCCTACAGCCTGGAGGGATTCGATGGCAATCCCAGCATCCTGAATCCGGTGGTGACGCGGGGTCGGCCATTGCCGGGTCAGGCCCGACGCGCCGACCATCTTAGGGCGCTGCTGGAGGGCAGCAATCTGAAGGAACGGGCCAGAAATCTGCAGGACCCGCTCAGTTTTCGCTGCGTGGTACAGGTGCACGGAGCCTGTGACGAGGTGCTGTATTTCGCCCGCTCGCAGGTGCAGTCGCTGCTGAACGCCCAGACCGACAATCCGGCAGTGGACGTGCAGGAGCGCCGCCTGATCGTGAGCGGAAACTTCGACGGCACGGCGCTGGCGCTCGCCACCGATACGCTGCGGCTGGCGCTGCACCGCCTGATCGTGATGAGCGTGCAGCGGGTCAGCAAGATGGTGTGGTCGGAATTTTCCGGCCTGCCCACCGCGCTGGCCGACCCCAACGACGCCGAACTGGGCATGACACTCAACAACGCGTCGCGCAGCATGGCGAGTACGGCGGCGCGGGCGCATGTGCTGGCGCAGCCGTGCAGCCTCAGCATCACGCCCAACACCACCGAGGGCACCGACGACTATTGCAGCATGGCTCCCAACGGCGTCGAGATGCTGGGTGAGCAACTCGGGCTGGCCCGCACCATCGTGGCGCTCGAACTGCTGTTCGCGCACCAGGCACTGAACTGGCGCGGCGAGGCCCGGATTTCGGCGGCGCTGGAGCGGGTGCAGACGCTGCTGGACGGCTGGATTTCGACGCCACTCCGCATCAACGAGTACATCGGACAGTTCAGCCTCGATCAGGTGGTTCAGGTCGCCGCCGAAGACCCGGAGCGCGGCTGTTCATAACATTCATAGGACGAAGCCAATGCCTCAGGACGTGTGCCGCTCTGTCACAGTGACAGGTTCTATATAAAATTTGGCATTGTGTATAAGCGGGAACAGAATGATGTAAGGCAGTTTCGCTCAAAACCTGACGATTGGCCGACATTTCATGTTTTGTTGAAGCGTCGTTTATGATCTTGCTGTGACTTCCCGCAACCGTTTCGCCGCGCTGGGGCTGCTGGCTACCGTGGCGCTTCAGGCATTCTCATCCGTCAGCAACGCCGCCACGTATACCGTGCAGGCAGGCGACACTCTGTACCGCATTGCCACTTCACACGGCACCGATTCACAGAGTCTGATCACGCTCAACCATCTCCGCAGTTCGACTGTGAATGTCGGCCAGCGCTTGCAACTACCCGCCGCGCCCGCAGCACCCAGGTCGGCTGCGGCCAAGACACAGCCCGTCAAGGCTGCCAGAACGGTCAAGTCGATGCCGCTGCCACCCGGACTTCCAACAGTGCAGGGCGGCGGCGTGCGTGGGCCGATTGCCTGGACGGTGCCGCCTGCCGCCACCGTCGCCAGTTTTATCGGCTGGGTACCCACCGTCAATACCGCCGCATTCGGCAACGCCGTGCCGATCCGCACCTTTCTGAAGGGCCTGAGCTTCGACTTTCAGACCTACAACAACTGCGGCCCGAGTGCGCTGGCGTCGGTGCTGGGCTTCTACAAGGTTCAGATCAGTCAGGACGCCATCCGGAAAACCACCCGCCAGGGCAACGGCTACATGCAGGTCAGCGCCATTGCCCCCGAACTGGCGCAGTTCGGCCTGAAGACCGTGACCATCCGGGGCGGTCAACTGTCTCAGATCAAACGCATGCTCGCACTGGGCATTCCGGTGATCGTGTTGCAGTGGTTCGACCGCCCCGGCCATATCGATCACTTCCGGGTGGTGCGCGGGTACGACGATCAGGCGGGCATCGTGTGGGTCAGCGACAGCATGATCGGCCCGGTCGCGTATCTGCGCTACACCGACTTCGAGGCGCTGTGGAACACCCAGGGCCGCCAGATGTTCCCGGTCTACCCCGCCAGCTACCAGAGCCAGATCCGCGCTCTGATGTGACCGAGAGTCAGTTCAGACGGCGCTTGAATTCGCTTCTGAATCTGGCCTGTTCCTGAGCGGTGGACGCGAACCGCGCCGATTCCAGCCGAATTTCGGCCAGCTCGAAATCGTCGGGGTCAAATTTCAGGCCCTGGGTACACAGCAGTACCACACGCGCATGGTCGCCGCGTTCCTGCGCTTCCTGAATCAGCCCGTTGAGGGTAGCCCGCACGCTGCCGAGCATCTCCTCGCGCAGATTCACCACCCATTCGCTGTCGTCGAGACCGGGCAGCAGTTCGCCCCGGTAGGCGGCCACCGCGCCGGGCAGGTTGTCCTGTGCCAGCCGAGTTCGCAGAAGCTGATAATCGCTCGACACACTCACTTTGGGGGAATACTGATAGGTCGGCGCGTTGTGCGGCCCTTCCTGCACTACCACCGGCCCCACCACCTTGCCGATTTCGGCGATGCATTTGCGAACGTAATTTCCTGCCTCCTTGTCGTCTTTATCGGGAAACAGGTCGAGCTGAATTTCGCGGCGGGTGCGGCCCGGATACAGCGCCAGATACAGCATCACGCCCACGGTATTCTTGAGGCTGAAGCTCAGGGGCACGCCGTCTTTCAGGGCCATCTGCTGGCCGAGCACCAGCAATTCGAGGTGCACTGCCGGAGACAGCAGATCGGCGCTGCCCCCGGCGTATTCCGCGCCCTGTGCCAGCAGCGACGCCAGCACGGGCGCACTCTGAGGCTCCATTTCGGCAAAGGCGAACAGTTCCGACAGCTCATCGAAATCGGAGCGCAGATCAAGGGGGCCGCCAGGTGTGCCAAAGCGCAGCACCGCGTTCAGCGCCTCCGGCAGCAGTTCACGCGTTTTTTCGTAGTCACGCATCAGATACACCGTGTACACCACTTGCAGCCCGGCGCGGGCCGAAAGCAGCGCATTGTTCTGAGCGTTCGCTGTCGCCACGATGGCCGAGAACATCCGAAAAGCCCCGTGCAGATCGCCGCGTCGCCGTGCCAGCAGGGCCTCGGTGATCTGCGTGGTCAGCGATGACGTTGGCCGCAGGGCATGCATTCTCAGCATCAATTTCAGCGCCTGCTGGTGTTCACCCATCCGCGAGTGATAATCGGCCAGCAAACTCAGCGACATTTCCAGCATGCTCAGATCGCCTGCCTCTTCACTGAGTTCTACAGCCCGCTGAATCTCGCTCCTGAACGCTCCCTGGTCGCCCTGAAGCAGATGAAGCTGTGCCATCTGAATATGTGTCCCGGCCAGGACATAAGTGTTGCCACTCTCTTCAGTGATCTTCTGAACAGTATGTAATGTCTGAGCTGCTTCTCCGTACAACATAAGTTCAAGCTGAATATCTGAAAGTGCCGCGAGAGCAGACACATAAGGAAGTTGATTGGGCTGAATTTCAAGGACTGGCAACGCGACATCCAAAAACTTCATCGCTTCTCGTGCATGTCCACGTACAGCATGCATGACAGCGAGTGTATGACTTATTCGCGCAACCATCTCTGCGTCTCCAAGAAGCATATAGCCTATACGGGCTTCTTCTACCCTCTGCAAACCACTTGCAAGACCCATGAGGTCTTCAGAAACGCCTAACCACCGTAACGCCCTCAGCCTCAATTCTCCCGAAAGACGAGGCAGCAGCATCTGTAGGTATTGCTGTGCTTCTGCGGTGCGGCCCTGTGCACGTAGCCAGTTGCCCCACTCGACCTGAGCCTCCTGCTCGCCAGATAGCATGGCTTTTTCAAGCGGTGTTCTGGCGTTTTCAAG
This genomic stretch from Deinococcus ruber harbors:
- a CDS encoding HAL/PAL/TAL family ammonia-lyase is translated as MTQLLSATAPSGVTWNQAITIQDVCRVAGGARLRLAPEALARLADARQVVEEVLASGTVAYGLNTGLGSLKKYALPEEQLLEFNAQVITSHAVSLSAHELSERGVRAIMAARVAGLVQGGSGVRPLLAELLVSMLNAGVHPVVRPNHTSLGESDLAPIAQIALVMIGQGEANYRGQRLSGAEALRQAGLSPVVLQAKEGLGLVSAQAYSVGMASLHMSCAQELLDAFDVAAAYSLEGFDGNPSILNPVVTRGRPLPGQARRADHLRALLEGSNLKERARNLQDPLSFRCVVQVHGACDEVLYFARSQVQSLLNAQTDNPAVDVQERRLIVSGNFDGTALALATDTLRLALHRLIVMSVQRVSKMVWSEFSGLPTALADPNDAELGMTLNNASRSMASTAARAHVLAQPCSLSITPNTTEGTDDYCSMAPNGVEMLGEQLGLARTIVALELLFAHQALNWRGEARISAALERVQTLLDGWISTPLRINEYIGQFSLDQVVQVAAEDPERGCS
- a CDS encoding DUF917 domain-containing protein — encoded protein: MKRLTIEDAENACLGGGVFACGGGGWYEHGLQNGRLAVTLGRPVMVGIDDVPQDGLIITISATGAPASDDFEMWPRDYIRAFELVRDAAQEQTGLRVVGLMNAQNGYSSSVNCWMPAASSGLPVIDAAGDVRAHPTIKLGAMGYAGLPEFQTMQAAVGGKRDQHMDLELLVKGNLFRTSNIMRAASVQAGGFIASARLPLPVSVVKQRAAHGSISAAIRLGEAMRAAQPQGGDAVLAAIVQATGGTWLGRGRVRSMTLRTEGGFDHGAYSIDTPEGEIDLRLMNEFMTAERGGERLATFPDTISVCDAASGLPLKSANITEGREVAVLHVHRNLLPLGAGVLDYAAYPELEQIMGLDFLSYLPEITRPAPQE
- a CDS encoding dihydroorotase, with amino-acid sequence MTYERVVQGRLVTPDEVFDGYLGIQNGTIAAISREPLDGELLDVRGQLVFPGGIDAHVHVSSSELYPEGWTRLSQCALAGGVTTVIDMPYDAPQPTVNADLFRAKVGRLRQESLTDAALYGTIRKRGGVPEIAGMAKAGASAFKFSTYETDAQRFPRIPNDELLPALRELGRLGLPAVFHAEDGEIIDALIEQLRPRGEESPRLHAQSRPPVSEMAAVAGLLELSRTVTAEGFPVKLHIAHLTVPQGFHLLEQYRALGVDVSAETCIHYLTLNEDDLSEQGAPLKCNPPLRPAAMQEALWAEVLAGRVAFITTDHAPWPPELKDKPNIFDNRSGMPGLETMLPLLYSEGVVRRDLKLTEFARLTASGPADRFGLAHRKGRVQIGLDADLTILDPQASYTVRAAESYSIAHHSPYEGRTLSGKITHTLLRGAEVFDGEQVKARPGFAQFLTPEFA
- a CDS encoding AfsR/SARP family transcriptional regulator, with the protein product MAQLHLLQGDQGAFRSEIQRAVELSEEAGDLSMLEMSLSLLADYHSRMGEHQQALKLMLRMHALRPTSSLTTQITEALLARRRGDLHGAFRMFSAIVATANAQNNALLSARAGLQVVYTVYLMRDYEKTRELLPEALNAVLRFGTPGGPLDLRSDFDELSELFAFAEMEPQSAPVLASLLAQGAEYAGGSADLLSPAVHLELLVLGQQMALKDGVPLSFSLKNTVGVMLYLALYPGRTRREIQLDLFPDKDDKEAGNYVRKCIAEIGKVVGPVVVQEGPHNAPTYQYSPKVSVSSDYQLLRTRLAQDNLPGAVAAYRGELLPGLDDSEWVVNLREEMLGSVRATLNGLIQEAQERGDHARVVLLCTQGLKFDPDDFELAEIRLESARFASTAQEQARFRSEFKRRLN
- a CDS encoding LysM peptidoglycan-binding domain-containing protein, which produces MTSRNRFAALGLLATVALQAFSSVSNAATYTVQAGDTLYRIATSHGTDSQSLITLNHLRSSTVNVGQRLQLPAAPAAPRSAAAKTQPVKAARTVKSMPLPPGLPTVQGGGVRGPIAWTVPPAATVASFIGWVPTVNTAAFGNAVPIRTFLKGLSFDFQTYNNCGPSALASVLGFYKVQISQDAIRKTTRQGNGYMQVSAIAPELAQFGLKTVTIRGGQLSQIKRMLALGIPVIVLQWFDRPGHIDHFRVVRGYDDQAGIVWVSDSMIGPVAYLRYTDFEALWNTQGRQMFPVYPASYQSQIRALM
- a CDS encoding Zn-dependent hydrolase, translating into MIPQIGAARLLTRLNELASLTDPARPYTRRAFTPLYERGRVWLRAEMERAGLSVTLDAGGNLSGRREGSTPGAATLMIGSHTDTVVGGGRFDGILGVLAALEVAHCLHDAGHELSHALEVVDFLSEEPSDYGASCVGSRALAGTLTPELLAQTNAHGETLETAMRRAGARPEVLRGPLREAGSIAAYLELHIEQGPVLETAGVPIGVVSGIVGIERWELTFSGRPDHAGTTPMALRQDALVGAAGCVSLLRQLALEADQQAPLVATVGQLRVSPGNSNVIPGEVVLIFEARALNAQRLSDFVAGFLEQAETLANGADVRLSAKLVSRAAPLVCDAQIQTAVKAACADLELPCLTLPSGAGHDAMQVGRLAPAGMLFVPSVGGRSHTPDELTHEADVLAGARVLLGAVLKLDEAVARSL
- a CDS encoding urocanate hydratase, with amino-acid sequence MTTDPTTPESVTTQRMPTDRPGIDRPILPGERLKAQRGLELRAKSWRTEGLLRMLENVLEVGEKPEELVVYAALGKAARDWDSYFKIRRALTGMDTDSTLMIQSGKPIGVFPTHSGAPRVLIANSNLVGRWATTEHFYELYDKNKIAWGGLTAGCWQYIGFQGVLQGTFETFAAASKVHFDQDDLKGRFVFTAGLGGMGSAQPLAIWMLGGVALVPEVNGERALERQAHGLVQHVTHDLDEAIALCTDARAKGEARSVTWVGNAVEALETLLERGIIPDIVTDMTSAHDALHGYQPLGLTTAQAAQMRSDDPDKLIGLARETMVRHVKALLNMEDAGAVAFDYGNNLRSQARDHGFPGGFRLKVFTEAYLRPLFSRGIGPFRWVALSGDSADIAYLDALTQELFPDDAPVQRWVRAARLHVPEQGLPARTAWLGHTQRTRMALAANAAVARGDIGPIAFTRDHLDAGSMAHPNIMTENLKDGTDAVSDWPLLNALLNTASGADLVAIHSGGGGYAGYMTSAGVTCIADGSEETAGRLERVMNADTGWGVLRYADAGYGEAEETKKREGLGLGF